A genomic region of Alligator mississippiensis isolate rAllMis1 chromosome 6, rAllMis1, whole genome shotgun sequence contains the following coding sequences:
- the LOC109285588 gene encoding maestro heat-like repeat-containing protein family member 2B, whose product METLTCVISKGLGEGVAAALCEEGAWLLLESPQTHHEGVCQLARLSLCLHDLPVSKPTSHPMSNRRAPLAEALPHGVLWDSALLVCDPIIEEHKLLKPVLHLLQQRARDSNNLVQQMTATELDDIVYGDPDQCPGRLHKEKTASLLYDPIEAELDNNPVSPGGPQPTGGQGVQSKLGPLLPLPGLKEDAGSSDLPCPGVRMCETRAAAERPLLVLGHISGGPRYGHLDHRGHF is encoded by the exons ATGGAGACCCTGACCTGTGTCATATCTAAGGGCCTTGGGgagggagtggctgcagccctctgTGAAGAGGGAGCTTGGCTACTCCTTGAAAGCCCCCAGACTCACCATGAGGGAGTGTGCCAGCTGGCTAG ACTAAGCCTGTGTCTTCATGATTTGCCTGTCTCTAAGCCGACAAGCCACCCTATGTCCAACAGGAGAGCACCGCTTGCTGAGGCTCTTCCTCATGGTGTTCTGTGGGATTCTGCTCTG CTTGTGTGTGACCCCATCATCGAAGAGCATAAGCTCCTGAAGCCAGTGCTTCATTTACTTCAACAGCGAGCCAGGGACTCTAATAACCTGGTTCAGCAGATGACAGCCACAGAACTGGACGATATAGTTTATGGTGACCCTGACCAG tgccctggcaggctgcataaAGAGAAGACGGCAAGCCTATTATACGATCCAATTGAAGCAGAGCTTGACAACAATCCTGTTTCACCTGGAGGACCCCAACCCACAGGTGGCCAAG GAGTGCAGAGCAAACTTGGGCCTCTGCTGCCATTACCTGGGCTTAAGGAGGATGCAGGCAGCTCTGACCTTCCATGTCCAGGGGTCAGAATGTGTGAAacaagagcagctgctgagagacCTCTGCTGGTACTTG GACACATCTCAGGAGGTCCAAGATATGGCCACTTGGATCACAGAGGCCATTTCTAA